A region from the Variovorax sp. V93 genome encodes:
- a CDS encoding fatty acid desaturase: MARRPEAPRRPARLRHGRDWQSLAYLAALPALAAWQWVHGFAVLLYAPMLFLTLGVGVIHHNHVHLRMWRGRRMNRITDFWITLLQGHPTFVFWPAHVVNHHRHRHGPQDVARTYRFGGDTNHLRGYLLHPFQAVWVLMPVFFGWLGRLRSYRRGPWRYCMAQYALWLGSWGALLLLDWRKALLLVIVPQLHGLHWLLATNYLQHAHADGRRSGPDEEARRDTAGTRLNYARNFEGLVNPLLFNIGLHTAHHENPHVHWSELTQLHRTRYRAQVDPALNEQGLVPYMVRVFVLGALWPRFRSRPLMPSVPVPPESSTH; this comes from the coding sequence ATGGCACGCCGGCCTGAGGCGCCGCGCCGGCCGGCGCGCCTTCGCCATGGGCGCGACTGGCAGAGCCTGGCGTACCTGGCGGCGCTCCCGGCGCTGGCGGCCTGGCAGTGGGTGCATGGCTTTGCCGTGCTGCTCTACGCGCCGATGCTGTTCCTGACGCTGGGCGTGGGTGTGATCCACCACAACCATGTGCACCTGCGCATGTGGCGCGGGCGGCGCATGAACCGGATCACCGACTTCTGGATCACGCTGTTGCAGGGTCACCCGACCTTCGTCTTCTGGCCGGCGCACGTGGTCAACCACCATCGCCACCGGCATGGGCCGCAGGACGTCGCGCGCACCTACCGCTTCGGCGGCGACACCAACCATCTGCGGGGCTACCTGCTGCATCCGTTCCAGGCCGTGTGGGTGCTGATGCCGGTGTTCTTCGGCTGGCTCGGCCGGCTTCGCAGCTACCGGCGGGGACCCTGGCGCTACTGCATGGCGCAGTACGCCCTGTGGCTCGGCAGCTGGGGCGCGCTGTTGCTGCTCGACTGGCGCAAGGCCCTGCTGTTGGTGATCGTGCCGCAACTGCACGGGCTGCATTGGCTGCTGGCGACCAACTATCTGCAGCATGCGCATGCCGACGGACGCCGGTCCGGGCCGGACGAGGAGGCGCGGCGCGATACCGCGGGTACCCGACTGAACTACGCGCGCAATTTCGAGGGGCTGGTGAACCCCTTGCTGTTCAACATCGGCCTGCACACCGCACATCACGAGAACCCGCATGTCCACTGGTCCGAGCTCACGCAGCTGCACCGCACGCGCTACCGCGCGCAGGTCGACCCCGCGCTCAACGAGCAGGGGCTGGTGCCCTACATGGTTCGCGTGTTCGTGCTCGGAGCGCTGTGGCCGCGTTTTCGCAGCCGCCCGCTGATGCCGTCCGTGCCCGTGCCGCCCGAGTCTTCAACCCACTGA